One candidate division KSB1 bacterium genomic window, AGGAAAATATATTCAGTTTTATCAAAATTAATAGGAAGCACATAGTGGGGGGAACATGCGATAATTTTACTATACGAATTAAACAAAGTAATCAAAATTGTAAAAATAATTACTGATGATTTTTTCAATGGGTCTCTCATGAAAAATATTATTGTTTGCGGAACATCTGGATTATTCATGCCTTAACGCCTCGATGGGATTCAGGTTTGCGGCGCGTTTAGCCGGAAATGTACCAAATATGATACCCACCGCACCAGACACACCAAATGCCAGGATTACAGATAGGGGTGTAATGATGGTGGTAAATTCTGCCAGGCTGTCTATTATTAGCGACATTACAAATCCAAGTGTAATTCCAATAATACCTCCAGCTAAACATAGGCCTACGGCTTCCACCAAAAACTGTATAAGGATTTCATTTTTTTTAGCGCCAATGGATCGTCGAATACCGATCTCGCTGGTGCGCTCTAGAACCGAGGCCAGCATAATGTTCATAACGCCAATGCCTCCAACCAGAAGTGAAATCGCCGCTATCGAACCTAGTACAACATTATAAATGCGGGTTTCCTTTTCTTCTTGCTTTAGGAGTTCGTATGGAATGATGATATCAAAATCTTCATTTTTATGATGACGGCGGTTTAAAATCCGGCTTATTATTGCGGCGCTTTCCACTAACTTTTCCGATTCATGAACCTTTACCGTCAGCTGATCGATTTGGCTGGCAAGTTGCTTTTCCTTGCTAAACCGCCGCAGAAATGTAGAAAGAGGAATATAGACATCTTGATTTAAATTCCGTGAGGCTAGCTCGCCAATTGTTTCGGTGAACAAGGATTTGGGGGCCATCGTCCCAACAACTTCGAACCACTGATCATCCAATTTAATTTTCTTACCCACCGGGAATTGAACCGGAAATAGTTTTTTGGCAACTTCAGCGCCAAGGACGCATACGCGAAGTTCCCGTTTATGATGATCGTTAGATAAAAATGTTCCATGCTGCGTTTCATAATTCAACAGATATTTGAACACATCCGTTACACCCACAACCGTAGTTTTTGTGGATTTGTCTTCATATTTCGCCTCGGAATCAAACTCGGCCTGGGGGGCAACCTGCTCAATAGTTGGAATGATTTTTTTAATGGCTTCAGCGTCTTTCAGAGAAAGACCGCGAGAGAATTTTGCCCGAACTTCTTCTAATTCTTTATCGCTTAAATCTTTATCCCGTACGATGATATTATTAACACCCAATTCCTTATATTTTTTTAAGGCTTCCCGTTTGGCGCCTTCTCCAATAGAAAGCATGGCGATGACGGCTCCAACGCCAAAGATGATACCTAGCATCGTTAAGATAGATCGCAACCTGTGGACTTTTAAACCTTCTAAACCAATAAATAAACTTTCTTTGGTAATCATTGTACCACCCTATCAGAATTAAAAATGGTATCACCGGTTTTTAAGTCTCCATAAACAACGACTGAATTGTTATTGCGAGGGCCGATGGTAACTTTGACCTCTTTTTTACCAGATCCATCTTTTACGAATACAAAATACTCGCCTCCGTTTTCGTAAATGCACGAGTTGTTAACAAACAATGCATCCTCCATCTCCGCCACTAAAATTTCACAACTTACTGTCATCCCCGGTCTTAGAATCCGTGCAGATTGATTGAGCAGAACCGTTACATCAAATATTTTGACTTTTGAATCCTTGTCTTTTTCATGGCAAATTTTGCTGATTGAACTAATCGATCCATCGAAGATAGTCTTCGGAAACGCATCTAACCTGACAGTAACTTTCTGTCCCAGTTTAATTTTTTCAATATCGGTCTCACTCACAGAAGTAAGCACTTTCATTTTACGTAAATCAGGAAGTCCGATGATTGGCTCGCCAGGAAATAATTGATCTCCTATTGCGACCTTCTCACCCCTTCTTTTTTTGCGATAGACAATCATACCGTCTGCCGGTGCACGCAAAATATATCGATCAATGGTTCTTATTGCTTTTTGGATTTCGGATTTGGTTTTTTCAATTTTCAATTTTTGAATTAACAGTTCTTCTTTTTGGATTCTATATGTATGTTCTAAAGTCCTCTTAGCCTTTTGATATGAGATTTCGACTATTTTTAATTTTAGTTTGTTCATCTCTATTTTTGTTTGCGATTCAAACCGGACTCTTTGAGTATCAATTCGAGCCTGGCGAAGTTCTGCTCGGGAAGATTGAATATCCGCGTCCAGTTTTTTTAATTGAGATACATGCCGCACTGCTAATTTCCTGAAATCAGCCCGCCCAATTTCCAGATCTGCTCTTTTTTGTCCGAGGACTCGTACGACACCCGAGGAATCAAGTTGTCCGACAAATTGGCCTTTCTTGACGAGTGTACCCTCTTTTTCGAGAGCGGTAATTTGTGGCCTGCCATATGACCAATCGAATATTGGCATGGGGATTACCGTCGAATTCAGGGCCTGAAGTTCACCGGTCTCAGTTAAAAATTCTTTGAATTCACCACTTTCAACTCGATAATTGTGATCGTTAATGATGCTGCAGCTACTGAACAACAAATAAGCAATAATGCAAATCAGGTTTTTAGTTTTTTGTTTCATGATTTTATTCAATTCGAATTTGATTCTTTTGCATAGTTCGTAGTTTGATTTAAAAATGGATTCATCAATGCGATTTGGTCCCCCTCTTTTAGTCCACCGGCGATAACCACATAGTCATCATTCTCAGGTCCGATGGTGATAGAGTGGGGTTCAAAATCGTTTCCATTTTTCAAATAAACAATATTCCCTCCAGCAACATTGAATAATGCTTCGAGGGGAATGAATAAAGTATCCGGAATTTGATTTAAGATAATTTCACAACTGACAGTCATGCCTGGCATTAATTTTTCGTTACTTTCATCTAACAGAATTGTTATGTCAAAAACTTTTACTTTTGAGTCTTTCTCTTTATTTCGCGCCAATGCAGCAATATCCGATACTTTTCCGTGAAATACAGTTTCCGGAAAAGCGTCCAGTCTAATATTGGATTTCTGCATGGTATCAATTTTCGCTATATCCACTTCATTAATTTGCACTATCGCCTGCATTGCACTCAAGTCAGGTAATCCAATCATGGGCCAACCCGGCCAAACCTGGTCGTCAACCTGGTATTTAGATCGGGTCATCATGCTTTTTTCAATGACAGCGATACCGGGAGATGGGGCAGAGACGCTTAGTTTTTCAAAGGTGGCTTTAGCTTCCTCCATTTTGGTTTGTACCTGGGAAACTCTTAAGTTTTGCTTGCTAATTTCTTCACGATTAATACTTTTTTGGCTTTCTATTTCCAATTTCGCTTTTTCCAATGCTATACCCGCTTTTTCTAATTCAAGCTCGATTTCCTTCCTCCTGATGTCTGATTCAAATGTTGCTTTTTCTAAATTCAATTGTGAAATTCTATGTTGAAGAGAGGTTTTTTCAAAGTCTGCCTGCAAGCCTTCGATTTGTGAAGCTTGCGTGGCATGTGTTTTTCTTAATTCAGCTTCTGCAATTTCTAATTCAGCTTTTGCATCGTCAATACCTTTCGCAACTTCGGCTTTATCAAATTCGATTAATAATTCACCTGCTTCAACTTGTTTACCATCCTCAATAATTTTTGTGATTTTTAATCCTCCAAAACGCCATGAAATACTGGGTGCTGTAATTCTTTGTGAATTCACTGCCATCAATTCACCGGTTTCAGTTATACTATCTATGAAATCTCCCCGAACCACCGTATATGACTCCAGGGATGCACCGGTATTTGATTGACAGGATCCAACCATAAAACACAGCGAAATCAACTGCAATGCCTGGTATTTTCTTTTCATTTTTTGAACCTACTTAATTTAAATTATCCATTAAAGTTGAACTCGAGTCGGTTACACTTGTATATGGCTTTAATTCATCCGGCCATTTAACCTGGGAATTATTTGGCTGGCGCAGGGCACACAAATCGCCGATACTTAAATCACCTTTGATAATAACAAAATCCTCATCTTGTTGCGACACAGCGATTGGACATGGGTGAAACGATCCCTTTTTGAATACATAAACGATTTTCACGCTATCCTTTTCAAAAAGGCATTCTTTTGGAAGGAATATTGCTCCTGGTATTTTTTCAATTTGGATCCGGCAAGTTGCACTCAGTCCGGGCACAAGTTTTTGAAATGTGCTATCGATCGTTACAATCACATCCACCTTTTTCACCTTCGAGCCTCGTTTGATTGGCTTCGCCATTCTTCCGACTCTCGAAACTTTACCCGTTAAAATTAAATCTCCCAGTACAGGTACGAAGACAGTTGCATTTTGTCCAACCTTTACCTTCTGAGCATCATTTTCACTGATTTTCAAATTTACCTGCAGGGATGACATATCTGGTATTTTTACTACCGGCATATTTGGGTAAATAGCATCCCCTTCCTGGACTTTATTCCCGGTAATCCAACTTCGTTCGTACACCACGAGACCATCAACCGGAGCCTTTAAATCCAAGAGATCTAATTGAGATTTGGATCGCTGCAGTTTGCTTTGCGCCTGTTTGATCTTCAATAGCATGTGAGCAAGTTCTTCTATTTTTATCTTTTCTAATGCCTTGATCTTGTCTCTACTTACTTTGGCTTCCAGCTCGATTTTTTTAATTTCCAACTTTTTAATTTCCCTGGTTGTTGGCGCTTCAAATTTCAATTTATCCAGGTGGAGTTTTGAGGTTTTAAGTGAAGCCAGGGCTATTTTCAGTTGAGATTCCTGCAAAAGACGCTTTAAGGTTAACTCCGCTTCTTTTTTGTGAGCATCTGCTTTGGCAATTTCAACCTCATCCAAGGCATTTCTATAATCACTCTCTATCGTCTCAGCTTCCAGTTGAACGACAATATCGCCTTTCAAAACAGCTGTTCCCTCTGGAATTAAATAAGATATTTTGGGTTGAGCCCGCACACGAGGAACGACCAACATATGTGACTTCACCGCTTCCAGCTCTCCATCTCCATCAACTGTAATGACAAAATCCATTTGTGAAACCGGATAAGTGATTTGTGAATGATTTTGTTCTGAGGAAGTGCAGGCAATAGTGAGTATGGCGGGAAGAATCAAAGATCTTAGGAAACTAAAACAGAAAATATTGAAAAGGCTCTTAATGGATGATTTCATCATCTCTCTTTTCCCCGACGGTATGAATGGATAAATTTAAGTTTTTGTAAATTAACATCTGTTAATCATTTAACCTGCACTATTCATGAATTATAGTATTAAGCTTGAAGTTTCAAAAGTGTCATCCCGTTCACGACGGGATGACAGTGATAAGGTTCGTGAATTATCCAGGTTAATCAATCAAAATGTCTAAAGCAGCCAACAATTGAAAAATCCATCTCAAAACATTGTAGTATACGGATAAACTGTTGATTTAGAAAGCCCTTTTAAATGACATTCACAGAATAAGAAGAATTTTTTGGGTTAATCAAATTGTGGTCGTTTTGAGAACTAGTATAATGCCGATTGGTTCCAATTTAAAAAATTATTCGAGATATTGTATTCATACCAATTTGGATTAAGCCAACGAATACTTTGCCTCTATTTTAACAGAAATGCGATCTTACTTGTCTTCTTCTTATTTGCGTTGATATCAGTAACCTTAACGATTAAATCATAAAGTCCTTGCGCTAACTGGCCAAAATCCAATTGCACCCAAAAAACTTCATTGATATTAGCACCCTCACGGACATCTGTAATTGAGATGGAGCCTTTATCTTGCTTGAAAGGATTTAAACTTGATACCAGGGCAAGAACTCCTTTTTTCTTTTTGGGTTGAACCGAATGCTCGACCTGGTAATGAGTTTTTCCATCCGGGCCTTTTACCAGATTATAAATTTCAAAATACACAAAAATTGGTTTTATTCGTTTCAGGGTAGAAAAGGGGTACATTTCGATTTCAAGGTCATTGCGAACTATTGAGGAAGTTAATTTCAAATTCTGTGTTGAAGAAGTGGCAGTGATAGGCTTAATATTTTTGGCGAAAATCACACTGCTTAATTGAAACTCTCCATCACCAAATGGAGGTACTTTCACGGAAATATCCTTAATCCCTCGTTGCTTTCTTTCAGGATTATTAACATCGATAAGAACATAATACTGGTTGATTTCATTTGGGATCTGTATTGCCGTAATGAACTCATTATGTTCATCAAAATCTTGTTCTTCAACTGATAAA contains:
- a CDS encoding efflux RND transporter periplasmic adaptor subunit; translated protein: MKRKYQALQLISLCFMVGSCQSNTGASLESYTVVRGDFIDSITETGELMAVNSQRITAPSISWRFGGLKITKIIEDGKQVEAGELLIEFDKAEVAKGIDDAKAELEIAEAELRKTHATQASQIEGLQADFEKTSLQHRISQLNLEKATFESDIRRKEIELELEKAGIALEKAKLEIESQKSINREEISKQNLRVSQVQTKMEEAKATFEKLSVSAPSPGIAVIEKSMMTRSKYQVDDQVWPGWPMIGLPDLSAMQAIVQINEVDIAKIDTMQKSNIRLDAFPETVFHGKVSDIAALARNKEKDSKVKVFDITILLDESNEKLMPGMTVSCEIILNQIPDTLFIPLEALFNVAGGNIVYLKNGNDFEPHSITIGPENDDYVVIAGGLKEGDQIALMNPFLNQTTNYAKESNSN
- a CDS encoding ABC transporter permease, with amino-acid sequence MITKESLFIGLEGLKVHRLRSILTMLGIIFGVGAVIAMLSIGEGAKREALKKYKELGVNNIIVRDKDLSDKELEEVRAKFSRGLSLKDAEAIKKIIPTIEQVAPQAEFDSEAKYEDKSTKTTVVGVTDVFKYLLNYETQHGTFLSNDHHKRELRVCVLGAEVAKKLFPVQFPVGKKIKLDDQWFEVVGTMAPKSLFTETIGELASRNLNQDVYIPLSTFLRRFSKEKQLASQIDQLTVKVHESEKLVESAAIISRILNRRHHKNEDFDIIIPYELLKQEEKETRIYNVVLGSIAAISLLVGGIGVMNIMLASVLERTSEIGIRRSIGAKKNEILIQFLVEAVGLCLAGGIIGITLGFVMSLIIDSLAEFTTIITPLSVILAFGVSGAVGIIFGTFPAKRAANLNPIEALRHE
- a CDS encoding efflux RND transporter periplasmic adaptor subunit, translated to MKQKTKNLICIIAYLLFSSCSIINDHNYRVESGEFKEFLTETGELQALNSTVIPMPIFDWSYGRPQITALEKEGTLVKKGQFVGQLDSSGVVRVLGQKRADLEIGRADFRKLAVRHVSQLKKLDADIQSSRAELRQARIDTQRVRFESQTKIEMNKLKLKIVEISYQKAKRTLEHTYRIQKEELLIQKLKIEKTKSEIQKAIRTIDRYILRAPADGMIVYRKKRRGEKVAIGDQLFPGEPIIGLPDLRKMKVLTSVSETDIEKIKLGQKVTVRLDAFPKTIFDGSISSISKICHEKDKDSKVKIFDVTVLLNQSARILRPGMTVSCEILVAEMEDALFVNNSCIYENGGEYFVFVKDGSGKKEVKVTIGPRNNNSVVVYGDLKTGDTIFNSDRVVQ
- a CDS encoding efflux RND transporter periplasmic adaptor subunit, with the translated sequence MMKSSIKSLFNIFCFSFLRSLILPAILTIACTSSEQNHSQITYPVSQMDFVITVDGDGELEAVKSHMLVVPRVRAQPKISYLIPEGTAVLKGDIVVQLEAETIESDYRNALDEVEIAKADAHKKEAELTLKRLLQESQLKIALASLKTSKLHLDKLKFEAPTTREIKKLEIKKIELEAKVSRDKIKALEKIKIEELAHMLLKIKQAQSKLQRSKSQLDLLDLKAPVDGLVVYERSWITGNKVQEGDAIYPNMPVVKIPDMSSLQVNLKISENDAQKVKVGQNATVFVPVLGDLILTGKVSRVGRMAKPIKRGSKVKKVDVIVTIDSTFQKLVPGLSATCRIQIEKIPGAIFLPKECLFEKDSVKIVYVFKKGSFHPCPIAVSQQDEDFVIIKGDLSIGDLCALRQPNNSQVKWPDELKPYTSVTDSSSTLMDNLN